In the genome of Candidatus Ornithobacterium hominis, the window GAGCAAAAATTTTTTAAGGCTTCAGAAATTGCGGAGAAAACTGATGATACGTTTCGGCAAATGCTTTTGGCTCAGCAACAAAAACAGCTCAATGGCTATGAGAAAATGAAAAAAAGACTGCAAAAAGCGGAAGAAAAAAGATTGAGGAGTAAGATTCGTAGACTGGAGAATTTGTATGAAATTATGTTTCCTAGTGGGACTTGGCAGGAACGGAAAATTAATTTTTCTGTTTTTTATCAAAAATATGGTGAAAATTTCTTTGAAGCGGTGTATGAAAGTTTAGATGCTTTTGAATCAAATTTTGTTGTAAAATGTTTTGATTATTAGCGTCTGAATGAGTTTTAATGGATTGAAATTTAAAGCAAGGGAAGGAAGTAGTTGTTTTTTTGGAAAAGCGCTAAAATTTAAACAGAGCTTAAAGATAAAATAAATTGTATTTTTGCGTAAAATATACTTTTGAATGAAAAAGATAGTTTTGCCTTTGTTTTTTTTGATTTCAGTTTTGATGTTGGGGCAGACAAGAACGCACAATGTCCAAGCAAAAGAGACGATATATGGCTTAAGTAAACGATATAAAATTACGCAAGAAGCGCTGAAAAAAGCAAATCCTTTTTTGTATAAACGCCAATTGCAAAAAGGTGATGTGCTCACAATCCCTGGGAATAGCGATAATGCCCCTAAGGTGGTAGATACACCACAGCAAATACAAGAGGAGCATAAGCCAAAATTTAAGAATTACCAAGATGATGAGTTCTATTATCGTGTGATAGAGCCTAAAGAAAATTTGTACTCGCTGGCAAAGGAATATCAGACTTCGCAAGAAACAATAAAGAGTTTGAATCCATTTTTAGAAAAGCGAGGTTTGCAGGTAGGAGATGTTTTGAGGATTCCGAAGGAAAAAGTTTTAACAAATCAAGAAAATCCAAAAGGCTTGCATAAAGTGAACCCTGGAGAGACAGTATATACGATTGCCAAAAAAAATAATCTGGAGCCAGCCGATGTCTATGCAGCTAATCGTGATTTGCAAAAAGAAAGTTTAAAGGCGGAAGAGTATATCAAAATCCCAGAGAAAAAACGAGTTACCTTTGAGAATAATCAATTTAAGCATAAAGTTCAGCCCAAGGAAACTATTTTTTCGATTTTAAGAAAATACGATATTACACTGACGGAACTTTTGGAGAGTAATCCAGCTCTTAGCAATGGACTAAAAAGTGGAATGACGCTAGAAATTCCTATAGTAAAAGGAGCAAATTTGGCAGACCTAAATCTAGAGCAAATGGAGCTAAAAGATTATGATGCCTCTAAAGATGAGCAAATTAATGTAGCTCTGATTCTTCCGTTTTATTTAAATCAGCCAAATTCTTACAAAGGAGAACGCCAAGTTGCGAAAGAATTTTATATGGGAGCGCAAGTAGCGCTTGATGAGTTGATAAAAAGAGGGAAAAAGATTAATGTGAAAATTGTGGATAGCGAAAATAGCAATACGACTGTAGATCAATTCATTAAATCCAATGAGATTTATAAATATGATGCACTCATAGGGCCGTTTTTTCAAGATGGGTTGTTACATACGGCACAGACTTTAGAAAAGTTGAATATTCCAATTTTCTCTCCAGTAGTCAATACAGAGATATTGGAGCAGTTTGAAAATATTTATTTACCGACGCCGAGGGATCAATATTCGGCAGATATAATTGCTGAAGAAATAGCGAAAAGATATCAAGGGGAACCAATTCAATTATTGACTACTAGCGGAGAAAAAAATGTAGCAGAATATTTGAAGTCAAAATTGATTAAAACACTGAAAACCAATAGGGTAGAGGTTATTACCAACGCTGATTATATAACTTTAGATAAAGAGATGGTTTCAGGTAAAGATGAGAATGGTAACGAAACAAAAGTTGAGATAACGAAACCCGCCATTGCAGTTTTGGTGTCTGAAGATAATGCGTTGGGTAGAAGTTATATTGATAATTTGCTAAATCAAGATTTAGATAAAATCAAGGGATATAGCGTGTTCTTTGTGCCAGCGATAGACGTTTTTGATGCCTCAAATGTTACCACAATTAATAAACTGAAGAAAATTAATTTTGTATATACAGCAAGCCGAATGATTAACAGCTTCGGGCAATCAGAGAAAGAAGTTTTAAATGCTTTTGACGAGAAATTCTGTCAATTACCAACCAAATATATGGCGATGGGATACGATATTATGTTTGATGTTGTTGACCGAATGAATAGGAATGGTTTTATATCTGATTTTGATGCTAAACGAGTAGAAACACGCTTGTCAGGTAAGTTTAGTTACGAACAAAGTGAAAAAGGAAAGGCAAAATTAAATAAGGCGATCAGGATTATTCGTTTAAATTAAAATTTTTAAAACTCCAAAAAAACCGTTCTTTTTTAATTTTAAAAGGGATGAATTTTTTATTTTAGTTACCCCAACAATCGTGTTTAAATGAGTGAAAAAACATCAAAAGCGACGCCTTTAATGAAGCAGTACAATGGGATAAAATCTAAATATCCTGATGCTATTTTGTTGTTTAGAGTAGGAGATTTTTATGAAACCTTTGGTGAAGATGCCATAAAAACATCAAAAATTTTAGATATTGTCTTGACGAAACGAGCCAATGGTTCCTCTCACACAGAACTTGCTGGCTTCCCATATCATTCGTTAGACAGTTACTTGCCAAAATTAGTACGTGCCGGCTATCGTGTTGCCGTGTGTGACCAGCTAGAAGACGCTTCACAAGCAAAAAAAATCGTAAAAAGAGGCGTTACAGAACTGGTAACACCTGGTGTGGCACTTAATGACCAAGTGATAGGATCTTCTCGTAATAATTTTTTAATGGCGATTCATGCACAAAAGAATCAATTTGGTGTCGCTTTATTAGATATTTCTACGGGGGAATTTTTCTTGCAAGAGGGAAATCAAGAGGAAGTTTTAAAATTAATTCAAAATTTTTCTCCAAATGAAATAATCTACCAAAAACACCAAAAAATAGACTTTATTCCCCCACACATCAGCCTCTTTGGCTTAGATGATTGGGCCTTTCAATATAGTTTTGGCTATGAAAAATTAACACAACATTTCAAGACTAAATCACTCAAAGGTTTTGGAGTAGAGGATATGAATGAGAGCATTGTAGCTGCTGGGGCTGTTATGGCTTATTTGGATGAGACGCATCATTTTGAATTGCAGCACATCAATGTATTACAGCGTATTATTAATCAAAAATACGTTTGGTTAGATGCCTTTACCGTACGGAATTTAGAACTATTCAATTCACCTCACCCAGATTCTGTTTCTTTGTTGGATGTTCTAAATCATACACTTACGCCCATGGGGTCACGTTTAGTCCGACGTTGGATTGCCTTGCCACTCAACGACCAGAAAATGATAGAAGCAAGGCTCAACACGGTAGATTATTTATTAGAAAACAGCGATGTAAGCCTAAGTCTGGCGGAATCTTTGAAAAATATTGCAGATCTAGAAAGATTGTGCTCCAAGATTGCTACGGGGAAAATAACACCGAAACAATTAACGCAGTTAACCGATTCACTATTCGCTGTTCAAGAAATTTCAGATAACATCCCATCAGATTATTTGCAAAAAAAGAATCTTATCCCGATTAAACCCAATACGCTGTCTCAGCTTCGGGAAGCCTTGGTAGAAAGCTTGTCTGATGACCCACCTCATTTCATCAACAAAGGAAATGTAATACGAAAAGGCGTTTCACAAGAGCTAGATGAGCTGCGAAAAATTTTGGAAGGCGCAGAAAATTTTATGGAAGAAATGCGCTTACGTGAAATAGAAAATACAAGGATTTCAAATTTGAAAATAAACTTTAATAATGTCTATGGATATTATATAGAAGTAAGAAATACACATAAAAGTAAAGTGCCCAAAAACTGGATACGAAAGCAAACCTTGGTGAACGCAGAACGCTACATCACTCCAGAATTAAAAGATTATGAAGATAAAATTTTAGGAGCGGAAGAGAAAATCCTTCAATTAGAAACACAACTTTTTCAGGATTTGATTCAGCAAGTTATGCCTAAAATACCTGAAATTCAGAAAATTGCAAAAACGGTAGCTGAACTTGATTGCCTGTTGAATTTTGCCAATTTGGCACAGAAAAATCATTACGTTAAACCCAAAATAAGCTCCAATCCTGCACTGCAAATCATCGATGGGCGCCACCCCGTGATAGAACAACAGCTGCCAACGGAGTCGCCATACATTGCCAACAGTATTTATTTAGACGACAAAGAACAGCAAATAGTGATGATTACAGGCCCCAATATGTCGGGTAAAAGTGCCTTACTTCGGCAAACAGCTCTCATAGTACTCATGGCACAGATGGGTTGTTATGTACCTGCTAAATCTGCAGAAATCAGTTTGGTCGATAAAATCTTCACACGTGTGGGTGCTTCAGACAATATTTCGCAAGGTGAAAGTACCTTTATGGTAGAAATGAATGAAACAGCACAAATCCTAAATTCTGTTACAGGAAAAAGCTTAATTGTTTTAGACGAAATTGGACGTGGAACAAGCACTTACGATGGGATTTCTATCGCTTGGGCTATTACAGAGTACTTGCATCAGCATTCGGGAAAACCCAAAACGCTATTTGCAACACATTACCATGAGCTGAATGAAATGGCAAAGAGTTTTGAACGAATTAAAAATTATAATGTCAGCATCAAAGAAACCAAAAACAAGATTTTGTTTCTCAGGAAATTACAGCCTGGGGGTAGCGAGCATAGTTTTGGAATTCATGTGGCAGAAATGGCAGGAATGCCACGCTCAGTGGTGAAGAGAGCAAATGAGATTCTAAAAGTTTTAGAAAATTCGCACGGCGGAGACCAGCTAAACAAAAAAACGAAAAAATTAACACAGGAGAATATGCAATTGAGTTTTTTTCAGCTGGACGACCCAATTTTAGAAAGCATTAGAGATGAGATACGTGATACCGATATCGATACACTGACACCCGTGGAAGCTCTAATGAAATTAAATGAAATTAAGAAAAAATTAGGTTTCTGAGAATGAAATCTTGCCCACCTTTTTCATTAAAATTTTTTAAGCCTTAAAAAAAAATAAAAATATGAAATCTAAAAATTGAGGCTAAGTTTATATAAATCAATATCTAAGCCACTTCATCCATTCTTTGAGCGAAGGTTTTTTGCCATACATTAAAATCCCTACTCGATAAATTTTAGAAGCAAACCAAACCATCGAAATTACAGATAAAATCAGTATTGCAATGGAAACAATTAATTGCCAATAGGGTACGCCATAGGTAATTCTAGCCATCATCGTTACTGGCGAAGTGAATGGAATCATCGAAAACCAAAATCCAACAGGGCCATCAGGGTTCTCAAAAATACTTAATGAACCATAAACACCTAGAAGTAAAGGCATAATGCCTACCCACATAAATTGTTGTGTCTCGCTATCATTTTCTACCGAGGCTCCAATTGCTGCAAAAAACGAGCTGTAAAAAATATAACCCAAAAAGAAATAAATAAAAAAGACACTGATAATTAATGGAATATTTAAAGTAAAAATAGACTGAATAACGTCATTAACTTGCTCTGGAAAACTTTCTACTTGAGCTGCTGCTGGGTTTATGGCAGAAACCTCTGATATAGATTCGCTCAAAAATAAAGGCAAAATTGACATCAAAAAGAGAATCAGTGCAATCCAAATAGCAAATTGAGTGATGGCAACCAAGGTTGTGCCTAAGATTTTCCCCATCATCAGATTAAAGGGCTTGACTGATGAAATGATGATTTCAACAACACGATTATTTTTTTCTTCTAAAACGCTTCGCATTACTCGGACACCGTACATCATGATAAAAGTAAAAGTGGCATACATCAATATTCCAGAGAAAACAGATTTGATGGCTTCTAGCGTTTCATTAGTTTTTTGCGTTTCACCAGAAGCCGTCTGTTGAGTCACGTTCAATTTAACATTGACTTTAGCTTTTTCTAGTATTTCCTCAGAAATCCCCTTTTTCTTTAAATTTAGAAACTCCAGTCGTTCGCTAAGTTTACTTTGAATTTTACTGATTTGAGAAATCCCTAAACTCTTATTCGCAGCAAAATCAATATCTGATTTCAAGTTTTGAAAACTGCTGTCTGTTTTAGGAATATGCAAAATACCTTGTAAAAAATCACTAGTCTGTAGCGTGTCCATCATCCCCCGTAAATCCTCTACGGGACGGTACTCATAGCGTTCCTTTTCGGTAGAATGAAACGTCGAGGCAAAATAGCCACTCTCATCTACCACCGCAATGTTCATCGTTTCTTGATTAGCTTGCCCCAAGAAAACAACGATTGAAACAAAAGCCATCATCAAAAAAGGAACAGCTAGCGTCATCAAGATAAATGACTTTTTTCTAATTTCATTAAAATACTCCCGTTGAGTAACCAAAAAGATTTGATTCATTTCTATTGATTTACAGCGGTTAAAAATACTTGATTCATAGACGGGATTTCTTCTCTAAATGTAATGATTTCGCCCAAATCATTCAGTTCGGTAATTAATTCTCTAGATGTAAGGTTTTCTTGGAATATTTTAAACTTTTTTAAGTCATTCCGTTCATCAATATTTTCTAAATGATGAGAATTTTTAAAGGCTTCAAAAAAATCAGATTTTACATTTTTTAATTCCACCCAATAAGCCTCTTGTTTAAATTTTTCTTTGATAGAGTGAATTGGTCCGTCCAAAATTTTCTCTGAACGATGAATCAATGCGACATGGTCGCACAAATCTTCTACAGATTCCATGCGATGTGTAGAGAAAATAATCGTAGCACCTTTCTTTTGAAGTTCTAGAATTTCATCGCGAATGATGTTGGCATTCACTGGGTCAAAACCGCTAAATGGCTCATCAAAAATCAATAATTTAGGCTCGTGTAATACCGTCACGATAAATTGAATTTTTTGGCTCATTCCTTTTGAAAGCTCTCTTAATTTCCTGCCCCACCAATCAGAAATATTCAATTTCTCAAACCAAAAATTTAATCTTTTTTTAGCTTCTTTTTTACTCAAGCCTTTCAGTTGAGCCAAATAAATGCATTGGTCTCCAACTTTCATATTTTTATAGAGACCTCTCTCTTCAGGCATATAGCCGATTTGTGAAATATGTTTGGCAGAAAGTCTTTCCCCGTCTAAAATCATTTCACCAAAGTCGGGCACCGAGATCTGGTTAATAATCCTTATAAACGTGGTTTTCCCAGCTCCATTGGGGCCCAGCAGACCATAGATAGAAGCCTTTGGAATTTGTATGCTAAAATCTTTTAACGCAACTTTATTACCATAAGCTTTGGTCACATTTTTTGCAACGAGCAAGTTATTTCCCATCGAGTTCAAGTTATTGAAAATTTTTTAAGCCTTAAAAAAAATTATTTTTTCTCGCCCGAAAAATATAGTTGATTTTTCCTTAGTTTTTGATGAGCCAAAAGCTTTTTTAAACTAACGACACGAGTGCCGTTCTCCCTATAATTCTGCAGAGTCTTCGCTAGAGCTTTCACCGTAGTAGCATTGATGTCATGAGCCAAGATAATTCCATTTCTTGGCGGATGAGAGAGCGTATTTACCAAGCTATCTACATTTTTATTCTTCCAATCTTTAGAATCTAAAGTATAAGAAATAACGGGTTTCTCAATTATCTTTAAAATCTCAGGCGTATAAGCATCATAGGGAAACCTGAAAAATTCGGGGCGGTAACCAGTAATTTCCTCTATAAGATCATCAGAAGCATCCAGTTCTGATTTTATTTCTTTGGCTGAAATGCGTGTGAAATCTTTATGGTTAAATGATTGATTCCCAATCAAATGACCTTCATTAATAATACGGCGAAGCAAATCTGGCTGATGTTCAGCATTTTGACCGATGACAAAGAATGTCGCCTGCGCATTGTAACTTTTGAGCGTATCGAGTAATTGCTCGGTAAATTGAGAAGGGCCATTATCAAAAGTCAAAGCAACACAATTCTCTTTAGAGCAATCAATAGAATCGTTGGCTTTCGGCGCTTCAAATTTCAAACTTTTTAAGCGAATGGGTAGCGGCGTTTGTGTGATTTTCTCTACCAATGAGGGTTTTAAATACGCTTGAATTTCTTCTTTTTTAAATTGAAGTTCTAAACGCCCTAAAAGTCTAGGAGCAATTTGGTTTGGGTTAAAAATAATATGCCATTGATTGTCTGGTGTAAAGTAGAAAGAGTTATAATTTTTCTCAAGAGCTTTTGTGCCTTCAGTAACTTGAGATTCGATGTCCTTCTGCAGTTGATTTTTCTCTTCGGGGTGTAGATTTTTTTGATTTTCCAGCCGCTGAGTCAAAGAATCTTTTGCAATTTGCTGAACTTTGATGGCAAAATTTTTAAAGCTTTCAAAATCTTTAAAGATATTTTCTATTGTTAATTTTTTCTTCTCATTCAAATCATAAATTGCTGTGCTCTGCACGGTATTGTAGTCACTACCAGTAGAAGCGAAACGCGTGTACAGGAAGGTGATGAAATTCTCACTCTGAAAAGGAATTTTAAAATTTTGGATAAAGTCTATTCCAGTGATGAATTCTGGATTTTTATTTGACGCCGTTCCAAATTCTGACTTAAATTGATTCATGAAATCCAAGGCGAATCTCTCCTCATTAGCATTAATGAAATTATACGCTGTGATGGGATAAGAAGCGAGCAAGCGATTTTCTTCCTTATGATTTCCAATTTTTAAAGTTCCCACACGCAAGTTTTCCTTTGCTGCGACTTTTTCAGCAATATTTTCTATTTTTTCTGGTTTTACCGAGATGTCATTTTTTTCTTTGAGCTTGCATTGTGTTAAAAAAATAAAAATAAAAAAAACAATAAGAAATCGCCAATTCATAAAAGCATATTTTATAGTAAAAATCTTTCAAACCTAATGCCAAGTAAAGCTTTTTGAGCGGTATTTCCAAATTTTTTTCAAAATCCAAACATATTTT includes:
- a CDS encoding ABC transporter ATP-binding protein, which encodes MGNNLLVAKNVTKAYGNKVALKDFSIQIPKASIYGLLGPNGAGKTTFIRIINQISVPDFGEMILDGERLSAKHISQIGYMPEERGLYKNMKVGDQCIYLAQLKGLSKKEAKKRLNFWFEKLNISDWWGRKLRELSKGMSQKIQFIVTVLHEPKLLIFDEPFSGFDPVNANIIRDEILELQKKGATIIFSTHRMESVEDLCDHVALIHRSEKILDGPIHSIKEKFKQEAYWVELKNVKSDFFEAFKNSHHLENIDERNDLKKFKIFQENLTSRELITELNDLGEIITFREEIPSMNQVFLTAVNQ
- a CDS encoding amino acid ABC transporter substrate-binding protein, translated to MKKIVLPLFFLISVLMLGQTRTHNVQAKETIYGLSKRYKITQEALKKANPFLYKRQLQKGDVLTIPGNSDNAPKVVDTPQQIQEEHKPKFKNYQDDEFYYRVIEPKENLYSLAKEYQTSQETIKSLNPFLEKRGLQVGDVLRIPKEKVLTNQENPKGLHKVNPGETVYTIAKKNNLEPADVYAANRDLQKESLKAEEYIKIPEKKRVTFENNQFKHKVQPKETIFSILRKYDITLTELLESNPALSNGLKSGMTLEIPIVKGANLADLNLEQMELKDYDASKDEQINVALILPFYLNQPNSYKGERQVAKEFYMGAQVALDELIKRGKKINVKIVDSENSNTTVDQFIKSNEIYKYDALIGPFFQDGLLHTAQTLEKLNIPIFSPVVNTEILEQFENIYLPTPRDQYSADIIAEEIAKRYQGEPIQLLTTSGEKNVAEYLKSKLIKTLKTNRVEVITNADYITLDKEMVSGKDENGNETKVEITKPAIAVLVSEDNALGRSYIDNLLNQDLDKIKGYSVFFVPAIDVFDASNVTTINKLKKINFVYTASRMINSFGQSEKEVLNAFDEKFCQLPTKYMAMGYDIMFDVVDRMNRNGFISDFDAKRVETRLSGKFSYEQSEKGKAKLNKAIRIIRLN
- a CDS encoding polysaccharide deacetylase family protein, giving the protein MNWRFLIVFFIFIFLTQCKLKEKNDISVKPEKIENIAEKVAAKENLRVGTLKIGNHKEENRLLASYPITAYNFINANEERFALDFMNQFKSEFGTASNKNPEFITGIDFIQNFKIPFQSENFITFLYTRFASTGSDYNTVQSTAIYDLNEKKKLTIENIFKDFESFKNFAIKVQQIAKDSLTQRLENQKNLHPEEKNQLQKDIESQVTEGTKALEKNYNSFYFTPDNQWHIIFNPNQIAPRLLGRLELQFKKEEIQAYLKPSLVEKITQTPLPIRLKSLKFEAPKANDSIDCSKENCVALTFDNGPSQFTEQLLDTLKSYNAQATFFVIGQNAEHQPDLLRRIINEGHLIGNQSFNHKDFTRISAKEIKSELDASDDLIEEITGYRPEFFRFPYDAYTPEILKIIEKPVISYTLDSKDWKNKNVDSLVNTLSHPPRNGIILAHDINATTVKALAKTLQNYRENGTRVVSLKKLLAHQKLRKNQLYFSGEKK
- a CDS encoding ABC transporter permease gives rise to the protein MNQIFLVTQREYFNEIRKKSFILMTLAVPFLMMAFVSIVVFLGQANQETMNIAVVDESGYFASTFHSTEKERYEYRPVEDLRGMMDTLQTSDFLQGILHIPKTDSSFQNLKSDIDFAANKSLGISQISKIQSKLSERLEFLNLKKKGISEEILEKAKVNVKLNVTQQTASGETQKTNETLEAIKSVFSGILMYATFTFIMMYGVRVMRSVLEEKNNRVVEIIISSVKPFNLMMGKILGTTLVAITQFAIWIALILFLMSILPLFLSESISEVSAINPAAAQVESFPEQVNDVIQSIFTLNIPLIISVFFIYFFLGYIFYSSFFAAIGASVENDSETQQFMWVGIMPLLLGVYGSLSIFENPDGPVGFWFSMIPFTSPVTMMARITYGVPYWQLIVSIAILILSVISMVWFASKIYRVGILMYGKKPSLKEWMKWLRY
- the mutS gene encoding DNA mismatch repair protein MutS is translated as MSEKTSKATPLMKQYNGIKSKYPDAILLFRVGDFYETFGEDAIKTSKILDIVLTKRANGSSHTELAGFPYHSLDSYLPKLVRAGYRVAVCDQLEDASQAKKIVKRGVTELVTPGVALNDQVIGSSRNNFLMAIHAQKNQFGVALLDISTGEFFLQEGNQEEVLKLIQNFSPNEIIYQKHQKIDFIPPHISLFGLDDWAFQYSFGYEKLTQHFKTKSLKGFGVEDMNESIVAAGAVMAYLDETHHFELQHINVLQRIINQKYVWLDAFTVRNLELFNSPHPDSVSLLDVLNHTLTPMGSRLVRRWIALPLNDQKMIEARLNTVDYLLENSDVSLSLAESLKNIADLERLCSKIATGKITPKQLTQLTDSLFAVQEISDNIPSDYLQKKNLIPIKPNTLSQLREALVESLSDDPPHFINKGNVIRKGVSQELDELRKILEGAENFMEEMRLREIENTRISNLKINFNNVYGYYIEVRNTHKSKVPKNWIRKQTLVNAERYITPELKDYEDKILGAEEKILQLETQLFQDLIQQVMPKIPEIQKIAKTVAELDCLLNFANLAQKNHYVKPKISSNPALQIIDGRHPVIEQQLPTESPYIANSIYLDDKEQQIVMITGPNMSGKSALLRQTALIVLMAQMGCYVPAKSAEISLVDKIFTRVGASDNISQGESTFMVEMNETAQILNSVTGKSLIVLDEIGRGTSTYDGISIAWAITEYLHQHSGKPKTLFATHYHELNEMAKSFERIKNYNVSIKETKNKILFLRKLQPGGSEHSFGIHVAEMAGMPRSVVKRANEILKVLENSHGGDQLNKKTKKLTQENMQLSFFQLDDPILESIRDEIRDTDIDTLTPVEALMKLNEIKKKLGF